A single window of Streptomyces sp. NBC_00464 DNA harbors:
- the pstB gene encoding phosphate ABC transporter ATP-binding protein PstB has protein sequence MAKRIDISGLSAYYGSHKAIDDISMTVEPRSVTAFIGPSGCGKSTFLRTLNRMHEVTPGGRVEGKVLLDDENLYGSHVDPVTVRRTVGMVFQRPNPFPTMSIFDNVAAGLRLNGKVRKSALNDIVEKSLKGANLWNEVKDRLNKPGSGLSGGQQQRLCIARAIAVEPDVLLMDEPCSALDPISTLAIEDLIGELKERFTIVIVTHNMQQAARVSDRTAFFNLAAVGMPGKLVEIDETERIFSNPSVQATEDYISGRFG, from the coding sequence ATGGCCAAGCGCATCGACATCAGTGGCCTGTCGGCCTACTACGGCAGCCACAAGGCGATCGACGACATCTCCATGACCGTGGAACCCCGCTCGGTGACCGCCTTCATCGGCCCGTCCGGCTGCGGCAAGTCCACCTTCCTGCGCACCCTGAACCGGATGCACGAGGTCACCCCCGGTGGCCGCGTCGAGGGCAAGGTGCTGCTGGACGACGAGAACCTGTACGGATCACACGTCGACCCGGTCACCGTGCGCCGCACGGTCGGCATGGTCTTCCAGCGCCCGAACCCGTTCCCGACCATGTCGATCTTCGACAACGTGGCGGCGGGCCTGCGGCTGAACGGCAAGGTCCGCAAGAGCGCCCTGAACGACATCGTGGAGAAGTCGCTGAAGGGTGCGAACCTCTGGAACGAGGTCAAGGACCGGCTGAACAAGCCCGGCTCCGGTCTCTCCGGCGGTCAGCAGCAGCGTCTGTGCATCGCCCGCGCCATCGCGGTCGAGCCCGACGTCCTGCTGATGGACGAGCCGTGCTCGGCGCTGGACCCGATCTCCACCCTCGCCATCGAGGACCTGATCGGTGAGCTGAAGGAGCGCTTCACGATCGTCATCGTGACGCACAACATGCAGCAGGCGGCGCGCGTCTCGGACCGCACGGCGTTCTTCAACCTCGCGGCGGTCGGAATGCCCGGCAAGCTCGTCGAGATCGACGAGACGGAACGCATCTTCTCCAACCCCTCGGTCCAGGCCACGGAGGACTACATCTCCGGCCGCTTCGGCTGA
- the pstC gene encoding phosphate ABC transporter permease subunit PstC: MASTTQTEIPPAPPGRRTRARSTGRAGDKIFLGLSRGSGILLLVLMASIAVFLSYRAAIAISGDEGNFLTTFDWNPAGDPPVFGIAVLLFGTVVSSIIAMAIAVPIAVGIALFISHYAPRKLAGPIAYVIDLLAAVPSIVYGIWGALVLVPYLEGLNLWLDQFFGWTYIFEKTEIGVARSLFTVGILLAIMILPIVTSVSREVFLQVPKMNEEAALALGATRWEVIRLSVLPFGRSGIISASMLGLGRALGETMAVATVLSPSFLISLHVLNPGGGTFAQNIAAKFGEADAFGRDALIASGLVLFVLTLLVNGAARLIIARRKEYSGANA, from the coding sequence ATGGCTTCCACCACACAGACAGAAATTCCACCGGCCCCGCCGGGCAGGCGCACCCGCGCCAGGTCCACCGGCCGCGCCGGTGACAAGATCTTCCTGGGCCTCTCCCGCGGCTCGGGCATCCTGCTGCTCGTGCTCATGGCGTCGATCGCCGTGTTCCTCAGCTACCGCGCCGCGATCGCCATCTCCGGGGACGAGGGAAACTTCCTCACCACCTTCGACTGGAACCCGGCCGGTGACCCGCCGGTCTTCGGCATCGCCGTCCTGCTCTTCGGGACCGTCGTCAGCTCGATCATCGCGATGGCCATCGCGGTTCCGATCGCTGTCGGCATCGCCCTGTTCATCTCGCACTACGCGCCGCGCAAGCTGGCCGGCCCGATCGCGTACGTCATCGATCTGCTCGCCGCGGTGCCCAGCATCGTCTACGGCATCTGGGGCGCGCTCGTCCTCGTGCCGTATCTCGAAGGCCTGAACCTCTGGCTCGACCAGTTCTTCGGCTGGACGTACATCTTCGAGAAGACCGAGATAGGCGTCGCCCGCTCGCTCTTCACCGTCGGCATCCTGCTCGCGATCATGATCCTGCCGATCGTGACGAGCGTCAGCCGCGAGGTCTTCCTCCAGGTCCCGAAGATGAACGAGGAGGCCGCGCTCGCGCTCGGCGCCACCCGCTGGGAGGTCATCCGGCTCTCGGTCCTGCCGTTCGGCCGCTCGGGCATCATCTCCGCCTCGATGCTGGGCCTCGGCCGCGCGCTCGGCGAGACGATGGCCGTCGCCACGGTCCTGTCGCCGAGCTTCCTCATCTCGCTGCACGTGCTCAACCCGGGCGGCGGGACGTTCGCCCAGAACATCGCCGCGAAGTTCGGCGAGGCCGACGCGTTCGGGCGAGACGCCCTGATCGCCTCCGGCCTGGTCCTCTTCGTCCTCACCCTGCTGGTCAACGGCGCCGCGCGGCTCATCATCGCCCGCCGCAAGGAGTACTCGGGGGCCAACGCATGA
- the pstS gene encoding phosphate ABC transporter substrate-binding protein PstS, whose amino-acid sequence MKLQRKNRLRATALGALAVSGALVLTACGSDNNSGGDTGGTAGATKAASNVKCDGAKGQLRASGSSAQKNAMDLWVKEYMAACSGVEINYNSSSSGEGIVAFNQGTVGFAGSDSALKPEEVADSKKTCKTGQGINLPMVGGPIAVGFHLEGVDSLVLDAPTLAKIFDTKIKKWNDEAIAKLNPGAKLPDKAIQPFHRSEDSGTTQNLGKYLSATAPSDWKYEAEKKWPAPGGQGATGSSGVATQVKQVDGSIGYFELSYAASQQIPTVDINTGGAAPVKASSENASKAIAAAKVKGTGKDLALDLDYTTKAEGAYPLVLVTYEVVCDTGNKADTLGTVKSFLTYTASADGQKLLTEAGYAPIPEAINAKVRETVAGLS is encoded by the coding sequence GTGAAGCTTCAGCGCAAGAACCGGCTTCGTGCCACCGCGCTCGGTGCCCTCGCCGTCTCCGGCGCCCTGGTCCTCACGGCGTGCGGTTCGGACAACAACAGCGGCGGCGACACCGGCGGCACCGCCGGGGCGACGAAGGCCGCGTCGAACGTCAAGTGCGACGGTGCCAAGGGCCAGCTGCGGGCCTCCGGCTCCAGCGCGCAGAAGAACGCCATGGACCTCTGGGTCAAGGAGTACATGGCCGCCTGTTCCGGCGTGGAGATCAACTACAACTCCTCCTCGTCCGGCGAGGGCATCGTCGCCTTCAACCAGGGCACCGTCGGCTTCGCCGGCTCCGACTCGGCGCTGAAGCCCGAGGAGGTCGCGGACTCGAAGAAGACCTGCAAGACCGGCCAGGGCATCAACCTCCCGATGGTCGGCGGCCCGATCGCGGTCGGCTTCCACCTGGAAGGTGTCGACAGCCTGGTCCTGGACGCCCCCACCCTCGCCAAGATCTTCGACACGAAGATCAAGAAGTGGAACGACGAGGCGATCGCCAAGCTCAACCCGGGCGCCAAGCTCCCGGACAAGGCGATCCAGCCCTTCCACCGCTCCGAGGACTCCGGCACCACGCAGAACCTCGGCAAGTACCTGTCCGCGACGGCCCCGAGCGACTGGAAGTACGAGGCCGAGAAGAAGTGGCCGGCCCCCGGTGGCCAGGGCGCGACCGGCTCGTCCGGTGTCGCCACCCAGGTCAAGCAGGTCGACGGCTCGATCGGCTACTTCGAGCTCTCGTACGCCGCCTCGCAGCAGATCCCCACGGTCGACATCAACACCGGTGGCGCCGCCCCGGTGAAGGCCTCCTCGGAGAACGCCTCCAAGGCGATCGCCGCCGCCAAGGTCAAGGGCACCGGCAAGGACCTGGCGCTCGACCTCGACTACACCACCAAGGCCGAGGGCGCGTACCCGCTGGTCCTGGTGACGTACGAGGTCGTCTGCGACACCGGCAACAAGGCCGACACCCTCGGCACCGTCAAGTCCTTCCTGACCTACACCGCCTCCGCGGACGGTCAGAAGCTCCTCACCGAGGCCGGCTACGCCCCGATCCCCGAGGCGATCAACGCCAAGGTCCGCGAGACGGTCGCCGGCCTCTCGTAA
- a CDS encoding RNA degradosome polyphosphate kinase — protein MSQQPSSEVPVQPAAQPSVGSLAAHRPHAVATPSSAPAALSTAADLDPDIDADADAYEPDVDGDELPQGRFLDRERSWLAFNERVLELAEDPATPLLERANFLAIFASNLDEFFMVRVAGLKRRIATGVATRSASGLQPREVLDLIWTRSRELMARHAACYQQDVAPALSDEGIQLIRWPDLTEKEQARLFTFFRQRVFPVLTPLAVDPAHPFPYISGLSLNLAVVVRNPVSGHRHFARVKVPPLLTRFLEASPQRYVPIEDVIAAHLEELFPGMEVLAHHMFRVTRNEDLEVEEDDAENLLQALEKELMRRRFGPPVRLEVEESIDPYVLDLLVRELKVSDAEVYPLPGPLDLTGLFGIASLDRPELKFPKFIAGTHRDLAEVESASAPDIFAALRERDVLLHHPYDSFSTSVQAFLEQAAGDPDVLAIKQTLYRTSGDSPIVDALIDAAESGKQVLVLVEIKARFDEQANIKWARKLEEAGCHVVYGLVGLKTHCKLSLVVRQEGDTLRRYSHVGTGNYHPKTARLYEDLGLLTADPQVGADLSDLFNRLSGYSRRETYRRLLVAPKSLRDGLIVRINKEIAHQRAGRPAYVRIKVNSMVDEAIIDACYRAAQAGVPVDIWVRGICAIRPGVTGLSENVRVRSILGRFLEHSRVFSFGNGGEPEVWFGSADMMHRNLDRRIEALVRVTDPAHRAALSRLLETGMADTTASWHLGPDGNWTRHATDAEGRPLRHVQEMLIDARRRRRATP, from the coding sequence ATGAGCCAGCAGCCCAGCTCCGAGGTCCCGGTCCAGCCGGCCGCCCAGCCGTCCGTCGGCTCCCTCGCCGCACACCGGCCGCACGCCGTCGCCACCCCGTCGTCCGCCCCCGCCGCCCTGTCCACCGCGGCCGACCTGGACCCCGACATCGATGCCGATGCCGACGCGTACGAACCCGATGTCGATGGGGACGAGCTGCCGCAGGGCCGGTTCCTCGACCGGGAACGCAGTTGGCTCGCGTTCAACGAACGGGTGCTGGAACTGGCCGAGGACCCGGCCACACCGCTCCTCGAACGGGCTAATTTCCTCGCCATCTTCGCCTCGAACCTGGACGAGTTCTTCATGGTCCGGGTGGCCGGTCTGAAGCGCCGTATCGCGACCGGTGTCGCCACCCGGTCCGCCTCCGGCCTTCAGCCCCGCGAGGTCCTCGACCTGATCTGGACCCGCTCGCGCGAACTCATGGCCCGGCACGCCGCCTGCTACCAGCAGGACGTCGCGCCCGCCCTGTCCGACGAGGGCATCCAGCTGATCCGCTGGCCGGATCTGACCGAGAAGGAACAGGCCCGCCTGTTCACCTTCTTCCGCCAGCGCGTCTTCCCCGTGCTGACCCCCCTCGCCGTCGACCCGGCGCACCCCTTCCCGTACATCTCCGGCCTCTCGCTCAACCTCGCCGTCGTCGTACGCAACCCGGTCAGCGGCCACCGCCACTTCGCCCGGGTCAAGGTGCCGCCGCTGCTGACGCGTTTCCTGGAGGCGTCGCCGCAGCGCTACGTCCCCATCGAGGACGTCATCGCCGCCCACCTGGAAGAGCTCTTCCCGGGCATGGAGGTCCTCGCGCACCACATGTTCCGGGTCACCAGGAACGAGGACCTGGAGGTCGAGGAGGACGACGCGGAGAATCTCCTCCAGGCCCTGGAGAAGGAGCTCATGCGGCGCCGCTTCGGCCCGCCGGTCCGCCTGGAGGTCGAGGAGTCCATCGACCCGTACGTGCTGGACCTGCTGGTCCGCGAGCTGAAGGTGTCCGACGCGGAGGTCTACCCGCTGCCCGGACCGCTCGATCTCACCGGGCTGTTCGGCATAGCGTCGCTGGACCGGCCCGAGCTGAAGTTCCCCAAGTTCATCGCCGGCACCCACCGCGACCTGGCCGAGGTCGAGTCCGCGTCCGCGCCCGACATCTTCGCCGCCCTGCGCGAACGCGACGTGCTGCTGCACCACCCGTACGACTCCTTCTCCACCTCCGTCCAGGCCTTCCTGGAACAGGCGGCCGGCGACCCGGACGTCCTCGCGATCAAGCAGACGCTGTACCGGACCTCCGGCGACTCCCCGATAGTGGACGCCCTCATCGACGCCGCCGAGTCCGGCAAGCAGGTCCTCGTACTCGTCGAGATCAAGGCCCGCTTCGACGAGCAGGCCAACATCAAGTGGGCGCGCAAGCTGGAGGAGGCGGGCTGCCACGTCGTCTACGGGCTCGTCGGCCTGAAGACGCACTGCAAGCTCTCCCTCGTCGTCCGCCAGGAGGGCGACACCCTGCGCCGCTACTCCCACGTCGGCACGGGCAACTACCACCCCAAGACGGCCCGGCTGTACGAGGACCTCGGCCTGCTCACCGCCGACCCTCAGGTCGGCGCGGACCTCTCCGACCTCTTCAACCGGCTCTCCGGCTACTCGCGCCGCGAGACCTACCGTCGTCTGCTCGTCGCCCCGAAGTCACTGCGCGACGGGCTGATCGTCCGGATCAACAAGGAGATCGCGCACCAGCGTGCCGGCCGGCCCGCCTACGTACGCATCAAGGTCAACTCGATGGTCGACGAAGCGATCATCGACGCCTGCTACCGGGCCGCGCAGGCCGGCGTCCCGGTCGACATCTGGGTCCGCGGCATCTGCGCGATCCGCCCCGGCGTCACCGGCCTCTCCGAGAACGTCCGGGTCCGCTCCATCCTGGGCCGCTTCCTCGAACACTCCCGGGTCTTCTCGTTCGGCAACGGCGGCGAGCCCGAAGTCTGGTTCGGCAGCGCCGACATGATGCACCGCAACCTCGACCGCCGTATCGAGGCCCTGGTCCGGGTCACCGACCCCGCGCACCGGGCCGCTCTCAGCCGGCTCCTGGAGACCGGCATGGCCGACACCACCGCCTCCTGGCACCTGGGCCCCGACGGGAACTGGACCCGGCACGCCACGGACGCGGAAGGCCGGCCGCTGCGCCACGTACAGGAAATGCTCATTGACGCCCGGAGGCGCCGGCGTGCGACGCCCTGA
- a CDS encoding inorganic phosphate transporter translates to MDTFVLVVTIGVALGFTYTNGFHDSANAIATSVSTRALTPRAALAMAAVMNLAGAFLGSGVAKTVSEGLIATPTGDKGMGILFAALVGAIIWNLITWYFGLPSSSSHALFGGMVGAALAGGTLVHWGGVLDKVVIPMFISPVIGLVVGYLVMVAIMWMFRKSNPHKAKRGFRIAQTVSAAGMALGHGLQDAQKTMGIVVMALVISGHETYSDPIPVWVKLVCALMLSLGTYAGGWRIMRTLGRKIIELDPPQGFAAETTGASIMFGSAFLFHAPISTTHVITSAIMGVGATKRVNAVRWGVAKNIILGWFITMPAAALVAAASYGVVVLLFG, encoded by the coding sequence GTGGACACCTTTGTACTGGTCGTGACCATCGGCGTCGCGCTCGGCTTCACGTACACGAACGGCTTCCACGACTCGGCGAACGCCATCGCCACGTCGGTCTCCACCCGGGCTCTCACCCCACGTGCCGCACTGGCCATGGCGGCGGTGATGAACCTCGCGGGCGCCTTCCTGGGCAGCGGGGTCGCCAAGACCGTCAGTGAGGGCCTGATCGCGACGCCCACGGGCGACAAGGGGATGGGAATCCTCTTCGCTGCACTGGTCGGCGCGATCATCTGGAACCTGATCACCTGGTACTTCGGCCTGCCGTCGTCGTCCTCCCATGCCCTGTTCGGCGGAATGGTCGGCGCCGCGCTCGCGGGCGGGACGCTGGTGCACTGGGGCGGGGTGCTCGACAAGGTCGTCATCCCGATGTTCATCTCGCCGGTGATCGGCCTGGTGGTCGGTTATCTGGTGATGGTCGCCATCATGTGGATGTTCCGGAAGTCGAACCCGCACAAGGCCAAGCGTGGTTTCCGGATCGCGCAGACGGTCTCGGCCGCGGGCATGGCGCTCGGCCACGGTCTGCAGGACGCGCAGAAGACGATGGGCATCGTGGTGATGGCCCTGGTCATCTCCGGCCACGAGACCTACAGCGATCCGATCCCGGTCTGGGTGAAGCTCGTCTGTGCACTGATGCTGTCGCTGGGTACGTACGCCGGTGGCTGGCGCATCATGCGGACGCTCGGCCGGAAGATCATCGAGCTGGACCCGCCGCAGGGCTTCGCCGCCGAGACCACGGGGGCGTCGATCATGTTCGGTTCGGCGTTCCTGTTCCACGCGCCGATCTCGACGACACATGTGATCACCTCGGCGATCATGGGTGTGGGCGCGACCAAGCGGGTGAACGCGGTGCGCTGGGGTGTCGCGAAGAACATCATCCTGGGGTGGTTCATCACGATGCCGGCTGCGGCGCTGGTCGCGGCGGCGAGCTATGGGGTTGTTGTGTTGCTGTTCGGCTGA
- the pstA gene encoding phosphate ABC transporter permease PstA: MSHASTSVQERPTPVPPAPANSLSSRALPRLAPLGFAAVAVVLGVGISLAAGWQSRVQWGLISALLFLAISYVATSVVENRRQAKDRLATSLVWVCFLIAVVPLASLLWTTISRGSERLDLYFLTHSMAGVLGPEASGGVYHALIGTLEQVGIATVISAPLGLLTAVYLVEYGKGALAKAVTFFVDVMTGIPSIVAGLFILSIMLIAGLEPSGLMGALALTILMIPVVVRSTEEMLKLVPNELREASLALGIPKWRTILKVVLPTAIGGIATGVMLAIARIAGETAPIILLVFGSQLINPNPFEGAQSSLPFYIYEQYRIGEAASYDRAWAAALVLIAFVMILNLVARGIARWKAPKTGR, translated from the coding sequence ATGAGCCACGCATCCACGAGCGTCCAGGAACGCCCGACGCCGGTCCCGCCCGCACCGGCCAACAGCCTCAGCAGCCGGGCCCTGCCCCGCCTGGCCCCGCTCGGCTTCGCCGCCGTCGCGGTCGTCCTGGGCGTCGGCATCAGCCTGGCGGCCGGCTGGCAGAGCCGCGTCCAGTGGGGCCTGATCTCCGCGCTGCTCTTCCTGGCGATCTCGTACGTCGCGACCAGCGTCGTGGAGAACAGGCGCCAGGCGAAGGACCGCCTCGCCACCAGCCTCGTCTGGGTCTGCTTCCTGATCGCCGTCGTCCCGCTGGCCTCCCTGCTCTGGACGACCATCAGCCGCGGCTCGGAGCGCCTGGACCTCTACTTCCTGACCCACTCGATGGCCGGTGTCCTCGGCCCCGAGGCCAGCGGCGGCGTCTACCACGCCCTGATCGGGACGCTGGAGCAGGTCGGCATCGCCACGGTGATCTCCGCCCCGCTCGGCCTGCTGACCGCGGTCTACCTGGTGGAGTACGGCAAGGGTGCGCTGGCCAAGGCCGTCACCTTCTTCGTCGACGTGATGACCGGCATCCCGTCCATCGTCGCCGGTCTGTTCATCCTCTCGATCATGCTGATCGCGGGACTGGAGCCCTCCGGTCTGATGGGCGCCCTGGCCCTGACGATCCTGATGATCCCGGTCGTGGTCCGCTCCACCGAGGAGATGCTGAAGCTCGTCCCGAACGAGCTCCGCGAGGCCTCCCTCGCCCTCGGCATCCCGAAGTGGCGCACCATCCTGAAGGTGGTCCTGCCGACCGCGATCGGCGGCATCGCCACCGGCGTCATGCTCGCCATCGCGCGCATCGCCGGCGAGACCGCGCCGATCATCCTGCTCGTCTTCGGCAGCCAGCTGATCAACCCGAACCCCTTCGAAGGCGCCCAGTCGTCACTGCCGTTCTACATCTACGAGCAGTACAGGATCGGTGAAGCCGCGTCCTACGACCGCGCCTGGGCCGCTGCCCTGGTCCTGATCGCCTTCGTCATGATCCTCAATCTGGTGGCCCGCGGCATCGCCCGCTGGAAGGCCCCGAAGACCGGCCGATAG
- a CDS encoding metal-sensitive transcriptional regulator, which translates to MTTTEADRAPDATDGTGTADGMGTADATAPAEAIVTDHDRGIHGYHHQKAEHLKRLRRIEGQIRGLQRMVDEDVYCIDILTQVSASTKALQSFALQLLEEHLRHCVADAAVKGGEEIDAKVEEATKAIARLLRT; encoded by the coding sequence ATGACCACCACCGAGGCGGATCGGGCGCCGGACGCGACGGACGGCACGGGCACCGCCGACGGCATGGGCACGGCCGACGCCACGGCTCCCGCCGAAGCGATCGTGACCGACCACGACCGGGGGATCCACGGCTACCACCACCAGAAGGCCGAGCACCTCAAGCGCCTGCGCCGCATCGAGGGCCAGATCCGCGGCCTGCAGCGCATGGTCGACGAGGACGTCTACTGCATCGACATACTCACCCAGGTGTCGGCGTCCACCAAGGCGCTCCAGTCGTTCGCGCTCCAACTGCTGGAGGAGCACCTGCGCCACTGCGTCGCGGATGCCGCCGTCAAGGGCGGCGAGGAGATCGACGCGAAGGTCGAGGAGGCCACCAAGGCCATCGCCCGCCTGCTGCGCACCTGA
- a CDS encoding CHAD domain-containing protein: protein MTAGTVLAPYLRAQAADFLRSLRLHRENSAPSDAGPQAAEQAAWALRRSSRRISGTLHTFRAALDPLWAEQLRTELAWLSGTLAREHAYADRLTRLLEALHGLSGASLPTARSESGTASASASASADKERAVLGVGAARAGALLERQLTLARTRAHSAALQALGSSRFHAVADAVALLASEVPLSAAAAEPAGELLREPADRAEQRLLGAVAALPRCETAEPYNEAHDAPWHQTRLLLRLHRYAHEVVRGTPDPVLAGSGHALDLHRDAAEAAAAAASAARTPRIAPTTAYALGVLHADQRHEVEAARSVFRESWPYATAAATRP, encoded by the coding sequence GTGACTGCGGGCACGGTGCTCGCACCGTATCTGCGGGCACAGGCCGCGGACTTCCTGCGCAGCCTGCGTCTGCACCGCGAGAACAGTGCCCCCAGCGACGCCGGACCCCAGGCCGCCGAACAGGCCGCCTGGGCGCTGCGCCGCTCGTCCCGCCGCATCAGCGGCACCCTGCACACCTTCCGGGCGGCGCTCGACCCGCTCTGGGCCGAGCAGCTGCGGACCGAGCTGGCCTGGCTGTCCGGCACGCTCGCCCGCGAGCACGCGTACGCGGACCGGCTGACCCGGCTCCTCGAAGCGCTGCACGGACTGTCGGGGGCGTCTCTGCCGACGGCCCGGTCCGAGTCCGGCACCGCCTCCGCCTCCGCCTCCGCCTCCGCCGACAAGGAGCGTGCCGTCCTCGGCGTCGGCGCGGCGCGCGCCGGCGCCCTGCTGGAACGGCAGCTGACCCTGGCCAGGACCCGCGCCCACTCCGCGGCGCTCCAGGCGCTCGGCTCCTCCCGCTTCCACGCGGTGGCCGACGCGGTCGCGCTGCTCGCCTCCGAGGTCCCGCTCTCCGCCGCGGCCGCCGAACCCGCCGGAGAGCTGCTGCGCGAGCCCGCCGACCGGGCGGAGCAACGGCTGCTCGGCGCCGTCGCGGCGCTCCCCCGGTGCGAGACGGCCGAGCCGTACAACGAGGCGCACGACGCGCCCTGGCACCAGACCCGGCTGCTGCTGCGCCTGCACCGGTACGCCCACGAGGTGGTACGGGGCACCCCCGATCCGGTCCTGGCCGGCTCCGGTCACGCGCTCGATCTGCACCGGGACGCGGCGGAGGCGGCCGCTGCGGCCGCCTCGGCGGCCCGTACCCCCCGCATCGCACCGACGACGGCGTACGCCCTGGGGGTGCTCCACGCCGACCAGCGCCACGAGGTGGAGGCGGCGCGGTCGGTCTTCCGGGAGAGCTGGCCGTACGCCACGGCGGCGGCGACCCGGCCATGA
- a CDS encoding NUDIX hydrolase yields MTRTASGTVRAAGCVLWRRPPAPSSGGGVELCLVHRPRYDDWSFPKGKLKRGESPRDAALREVLEETGHHCVPGAVLPMVRYVANGRPKEVTYWAAEATAGTFVPNDEVDVVLWLPPSAARARLTQPRDRDLLDAALRTLPRA; encoded by the coding sequence ATGACCCGGACGGCGAGCGGCACGGTACGGGCGGCGGGCTGCGTGCTCTGGCGCCGCCCGCCCGCACCGTCTTCCGGTGGGGGCGTGGAGCTCTGCCTCGTACACCGTCCGCGATATGACGACTGGTCGTTCCCGAAGGGCAAGCTGAAGCGCGGTGAGTCCCCGCGGGACGCGGCCCTGCGCGAGGTCCTGGAGGAGACGGGCCACCACTGCGTGCCGGGCGCCGTGCTGCCCATGGTCCGGTACGTCGCGAACGGCCGGCCGAAAGAGGTCACGTACTGGGCCGCCGAGGCCACGGCGGGCACCTTCGTGCCGAACGACGAGGTGGACGTCGTGCTGTGGCTCCCGCCGTCGGCCGCCCGCGCCCGCCTGACCCAGCCCCGCGACCGCGATCTGCTGGACGCGGCCCTGCGGACCCTGCCGCGCGCGTAG
- a CDS encoding DUF47 domain-containing protein, translated as MRFRLTPRETSFYDMFSASADNIVTGSKLLMELLGADSASRVEIAERMRAAEHAGDDATHAIFHQLNSSFITPFDREDIYNLASSLDDIMDFMEEAVDLVVLYQVDELPKGVEQQVEVLARAAELTAAAMPNLRTMDNLTEYWIEVNRLENQADQIHRKLLAQLFNGKYDAIEVLKLKQIVDVLEEAADAFEHVANTVETIAVKES; from the coding sequence GTGCGCTTTCGTCTGACCCCCAGGGAGACGAGCTTCTACGACATGTTCTCCGCATCAGCGGACAACATCGTCACGGGCTCGAAACTCCTGATGGAACTGCTCGGGGCGGATTCTGCCTCCCGAGTCGAGATCGCGGAGCGCATGCGGGCAGCGGAGCACGCGGGGGACGATGCCACCCACGCGATCTTCCACCAGCTGAACTCCTCATTCATTACGCCGTTCGACCGCGAGGACATTTACAACCTCGCCTCGTCGCTCGACGACATCATGGACTTCATGGAGGAGGCCGTCGACCTGGTCGTTCTGTACCAGGTCGATGAGCTCCCGAAGGGTGTCGAGCAGCAGGTCGAGGTCCTGGCACGGGCGGCGGAGCTGACCGCCGCGGCCATGCCGAACCTGCGGACGATGGACAACCTCACCGAGTACTGGATCGAGGTCAACCGTCTGGAGAACCAGGCCGACCAGATCCACCGCAAACTGCTGGCCCAGCTCTTCAACGGCAAGTACGACGCCATAGAGGTGCTGAAGCTGAAGCAGATCGTGGACGTGCTGGAAGAGGCTGCCGACGCGTTCGAGCACGTCGCGAACACGGTGGAGACCATCGCGGTCAAGGAGTCCTGA